Proteins encoded by one window of Tunturibacter psychrotolerans:
- the acpS gene encoding holo-ACP synthase produces the protein MVLGVGTDLMETKRIEVSIDRFGERFLERVFTTGEIAYCMRKKKNAAESFAARFAAKEAGAKALGTGISRGVTWKELEVRREANGRPTLHLSGRAAELAGAMGVRRMQLSLTHSRELAMAVVVVED, from the coding sequence ATGGTGCTTGGAGTGGGAACGGATCTGATGGAGACGAAACGGATCGAAGTGAGTATCGACCGGTTCGGAGAACGTTTTTTGGAGCGGGTCTTCACCACGGGAGAGATCGCTTACTGCATGCGCAAGAAGAAGAATGCGGCTGAGAGCTTTGCGGCTCGGTTCGCTGCAAAAGAAGCCGGAGCAAAGGCACTGGGGACGGGGATCAGCCGGGGAGTTACGTGGAAAGAACTTGAAGTTCGACGCGAGGCGAATGGCCGACCAACCCTGCATTTGAGTGGACGTGCGGCAGAGCTGGCGGGGGCAATGGGAGTGCGCAGGATGCAGCTAAGCCTGACCCATAGCCGAGAGTTGGCGATGGCGGTCGTGGTAGTGGAGGATTGA